Genomic window (Kwoniella dendrophila CBS 6074 chromosome 1, complete sequence):
AGAAATGTACAAAGATTGGGAGCTACAGTAGTATTGCACGGAAAGGACTTTGATGAAGCCAAAGCAGAATGTAGTAGattagagaaagagaagggaTTAACATTCATTCCACCTTTTGATGATCCTTATGTTGTTGCTGGTCAAGGTACAATTGCAATGGAAATTTGTCGACAAGTACCATTTAGTGCAAACGATATTTCCGGTATATTCGGTTCagttggtggaggtggtatgATTGCAGGTATTTCATCATACATCAAAAAAGTTGCTGCACCATCAGTCAAAGTTATCGGAGTGGAAACTGTTGATGGCGATGCAATGGATAAATCATTAAAAAAAGGCAAAAGAgttttattagatgaagttggTCCTTTTGCAGATGGTACAGCAGTTAGaattgtaggtgaagaacctTTCAGAGTATGTAAAGAACatttagatgaagttgttttggtcaataatgatgaaatttgtGCTGCTATAAAAGATGTTTTCGAAGGTGAGTAAAGGAAATATACATTTTGTGATACAAATATACTGAATTTAGATTTGCTGTGCAGAAACTCGATCAATCCCAGAACCTTCAGGTGCATTGGCATTGGCAGGTTTGAAAGCATATATATCACGAAATAACCTTGTTGGAGCAAACAAACGTTTCGTAGCTGTTATTTCAGGAGGGAATATGAACTTTGGTAGACTGAGATTCGTAGCTGAACGTGCAGAGATCggtgaaagaagagaggTCTTGATAAGTATCAAAGTACCTGAACAACCCGGATCGTGAGTTTTGCGAATGACGTTCGCCTTGTTCGAGCTCATATATCAGGAAAatagatgaagttgatactTATCTATTTATTCCTTTATAGTTTCCTTAAATTCCATTCATTATTAGAAGGAAGAGCAGTAACAGAATTTACATACAGATATTCAAGTGCATCAACTGGATATATAGTTTGTTCATTCATATTATCTTgtgcatcatcatctgcgACTGGACCTACAAAAGAAGCAAGAGcaaaagaaatcaatgaattatTCGAAAATTTCAAGAAAAACGGTATTGAAGCagttgatttatcagaagatgaattttcaaaatctCATGTAAGACATCTGGTTGGTGGTAGATCTGACGTTGAACATGAAAGATTATTCAGATTTGGTATGTTAAGACACCTTTCCCCTTTTAATTATGTTTTTCTTTGGCATCTTAGTCAGAGTATTTGAGGCTGAGCTATCTTGCCTACGTAGAATTCCCGGAACGACCAGgagctttaggtaatttctTGAAAGGCATGAAATCAGATTGGAATATTTCGATGTTCCATTATAGAAATCACGGATCAGGTCAGTCGATCTCAAACGAATTTAGTTGCATGGCGTTATTTAAGAATTACTGATACTATTCTCCCTTGTAGACGTCGGTAAAGTACTTATCGGTATACAGGTACCTAAAGACTCATATGATGCTTTTGGCGAATTCTTGAATGATCTTGGATACGTTTACGTTGAAGAAACACAGAACCCAGCTTATACATCATTACTTAGAACTCAAGCATAGAATCAGGATGAAGAAATTGGCTAGCTCGAGTTCGCCGAAAAGATCGACATCATCGATCATCGGATATAGGAAAAATCGCTTGCTTGTAGGAGGTCtctgatttgatgatacagtTGCGAGCAGAAAGTTGTAAAATATGCATAatacattcaaatcattctATTCTCTACCACTCCCTCAACGTATAGTctattcttctttagttgcTGTCATCGTCAATAAAGTATAGCTCGTTTTCATTCATCTGATCGTCATTGTCGTTGTCAAATTGCGAATCACTACTACGCGTGGTTTATTGTTTACCCCGCGTTTATTACGTTGTTGTAATCGAGCATCCGATTATATTTCGTGTTCACAATATCAAGGTACTTGCTTATAGATCGCTCAGGTGCTATTAATCTTGATAGCACTACGTTCCAAACATATCCACTGACAAGACTGGCAGGTATACTCGGGGAGAGATTGCTCTAGGGGGTCCTCATCAAAGACCACACAAAATGCCTAGACCAGTAACGGTAACATATACCTTACatccatcttcaacttcaataacATCTATTCCAAATCATAGTCAGTCGAATCAGATATTACTTTTAGCTATTCAAGGTATAAAGAAACATTTACCTTTAAGAAATTTGCACTGGAAATCATCAACTAGAACTTCATTGAAAACTATAcaagaagttgaagtcaatttaattgaattaggtgaaagtTCAACTAATCCTtcaaataatccaaataatcaTTTTAGTTCAAGTGATGGTTTAAGTGTTCTGGACAATCCTCTGGTCAATCTTTGCTTAGTGGTTTGTGAAGTAAGTCTTGCCTTTCTATTCGCAATCTTCAAGCTCTTGAACTCGTCattcatattgatttgataCCTCTCTGTAGGACGCAGAAATATATAAGATCCAAACCAAATCATTCATACGAGATTGGTTATCCCTATTAGCAGCTAGACGTACACCACATGCACCTTTAATAGTATTAGTAAATCCACCGAATCCATCTGGTCAAATAAGTGGAAGTAGTGGGAAAAGTGTATGGGGAAAAGAcaaaggtattttaggtaaacTGAAAACCGATTTTAACGTTGGTAAAAGGGATAGGTATGTTTCTTCTTGGTTGTTTGgcttatacagtatattgcaatttcaaaagatgatttgactGATATATGTGGACAATCATACCTAAATCTAGATGCGTTCAACTTAATTTACCGTTACCAGGTACAAATGATCCAGCAGCATGGCCagaattgataaataaattaaaagaatctTTAGTTTCTGCTTTTGATCAAGCTATAATTGAacgtgaagaagaagtcaaaaGAGGTGAAAGTCAAAGATTAAATGTCGGTTGGAATTTCTGTACTTGGTTTTTGCtaaaagtgagttttacTATTCCGTTAAAACCTATTCTTAATATTATGTATGTAATAGAAGTAATTATCATCATACGGCTGACTCCTTAAATCTTGTTTTAAGGAATCATTAgcaaattcatttgaatcagttaatttacctgaagattcattgattatatatgaagaattagaagcaTCATTTTTTCAAGTtttaaaagaacaaaatctGAATTATTTTGGTaatggattatcaaaattaggtGGTAGTTCTTTTGGTGATGATTCATTACCTATATTAGATACAACACAAAAACCATATAGAGAATTAATAAGAAATAGTCAAATaagtatatttgattttagaaTTTATTTATTTGCAAGGCAAGGTAAATTGttaggtgaaaaattagGTAGAATAACTGAAGTTGCAAAAAGAGGTCAATGGTTCGTAGCTTCTTTAACTAGAAGATTAAGGGAAGCTGAGGTGAGTTGGAATTTGATTACTTAAATCAATACCAATTTACTATCTACACACCTAATAACCCTGCTTAATGTGTCCAAACAGTCATCCCTAGCCGAACATTTCATCGAATCTTGGACTTATACAGCATGTATGGATATAGTATCGAAATGTGATCAATGGTCAAGGATAGATAGACCAAATGGTGACTATTCAGGCTTAGTAGCATATGAATCGGCCAGATCAGAATTGCTAGATATCGCTCGTATACAGGTGAGCTACATCTTCTACCTCCTTTATCAGCTTAAGATGCCCCATGTCATTGATCTCTTCCTGAAATGCTAGAAGATTGACTTTTGCTGCTAGGTCGAGAGAATAGGGGTATCCTCAGGTCATTTACCACCGATTTACCCATTCAATCCTGCATCATCACCTTATCCAACTttagcagaagaagaagatgttttaTTCGAATCATCATCGAACGGGTTATCAGATGACGAAGAGTTACAACATACATCattaaaagctaaacaaaGAGACTTAAATGACGAGAAGCCAGAGCTATCAAATGAACAACTAGTCGATGCACAGAAAGATAAAGCGAATTGTAGAGCGTTATATTTAGGCTTAACTAAGAAAACTATAAAAGCTTATGAATCTTGTGGTAAAATCAACTCCGTGATTAGgttaaaagctgatttggCGGCTCTAGCTTTGTGAGTGATTGAATAGCTTTGACAAGGTCACAAGATACATCATTCAGGTTTATAGGCTGACTTGTTTTATCCAATACAAGGTATACACAGAATTGGATTGAGGCTTATGACCTATCGCGGATATTAGCGAAAGATTGTGCGGAATTGTTAACTTGGGACCCTATATCGAAGTTTGCTTTAGAAGGAGCTCTACAGGCGCATAGAGAGTTGGGTAAAGAGAAGGATGAAGATTGGGAGAATCTTGCATTGGCGTATCTGAGACTATCTGCTATACTTAACGAAGGATCAGAGAAGGATACGACAGGAGGCGAAAGTATATCGGAAATGGAAAATGCTGTCGCCGGGTTGAAGGATTCCgaaaatgaacaagatggtTTGTCctactacttcttcaccaaaaaAGGATATTAACCCATGACTGACTGAATCATTGGTTCTTAGTGGAAGGTCATAAAGCGTTCAAAGTGAGACTCACTAGTGATCAATCACAATACGAAGATGAGACCAATCAGACTTCGATACGAGTGGAAATAGATAATGTTTTGCCTATAGTAAGTGTATTCAACAGCCTTACTGAAAATACATATGTGTAGCTGAACGAAAGTCGGATGTCAGCCGTTAGAGGTTGATAGTATATCCTTGGATTTTACGGATGCGCATGGCGAGATAATCACTTTTTCGAGCGATAACACTAATCTGCGACCTGGTCTGAACGTGATCTCCGCTCGTTGCTCGGTAAGCTATCGCATCCTGAGTCCTTATTACATTCCCTTCGTAATCCTGACGTTGTTACAGACTTGTACTCAAGGTTTATACACTTTACAAACAGCGACTCTCGTTGTTGGGTCTATAAATTTCATATACAACAAATATGTTGAAGGACATAGAATCAAAGTCAAACGAGATTCACAAGGTGTAGAAGCTAAATTAAGAATGCCTTATCACAGTAAGAATCCACATCCTCTTCAGCTGGTCTTTGTGGTTGTAATTGATACAAAATCGTTTCATAGTCAAACTCgatgaagatccaaaagTGGTAGTAGAAGTCAAGGCCGGTCAAATAGATATGAAAAGTGTGAGAATTGGATTAAGATCGTTGATTAGCGAAGTTACCTATCTTATCCATGAAACTGAATTCGATGGAAAAGGTGAGTAGGTCTCGCTGTACCGCTAACTATTTCTACTAATGATAAAACATATTCAGATATAGAAGTGGATGAATCCGGGCTCATCCATATAGGCGATattgaagttggtgaagatgtgGAAATAAGCATTCCTTATGCAGGTGTACCACAAGGAGAATTTGCCAAAGTCAGTTTGTGCCAAGTCTATCTTTGGCCTTCTGTGTCTGCGTATTGAGATATCatactgataataatgatcagTCTCAGATTATTGTACAATATGATACTTCACTCGGTCCAAGAGAATGGATCGATAATCAA
Coding sequences:
- a CDS encoding threonine ammonia-lyase, biosynthetic, with product MVTTHGLAIPTKANGNSSSSSQSFSKSPPSYMEYTSSAPFPPPSSKHDDNEDVPSHLYEKLPEHIMQTNSKGQKVPDYLKMILMSKVYSAPLNLKETPLTHAINLSAKLGNEIWLKREDLHPVFSFKIRGAYNMMASLSEEEKKKGVVTCSAGNHAQGVALSGNSLNIPAIVVMPVSTPSIKWRNVQRLGATVVLHGKDFDEAKAECSRLEKEKGLTFIPPFDDPYVVAGQGTIAMEICRQVPFSANDISGIFGSVGGGGMIAGISSYIKKVAAPSVKVIGVETVDGDAMDKSLKKGKRVLLDEVGPFADGTAVRIVGEEPFRVCKEHLDEVVLVNNDEICAAIKDVFEETRSIPEPSGALALAGLKAYISRNNLVGANKRFVAVISGGNMNFGRLRFVAERAEIGERREVLISIKVPEQPGSFLKFHSLLEGRAVTEFTYRYSSASTGYIVCSFILSCASSSATGPTKEARAKEINELFENFKKNGIEAVDLSEDEFSKSHVRHLVGGRSDVEHERLFRFEFPERPGALGNFLKGMKSDWNISMFHYRNHGSDVGKVLIGIQVPKDSYDAFGEFLNDLGYVYVEETQNPAYTSLLRTQA